The Theropithecus gelada isolate Dixy chromosome 11, Tgel_1.0, whole genome shotgun sequence genome includes a region encoding these proteins:
- the PARP11 gene encoding poly [ADP-ribose] polymerase 11 isoform X1 — translation MWEANPEMFHKAEEFFSKTTNNEVDDMDTSDTQWGWFYLAECGKWHMFQPDTNSQCSVSSEDIEKSFKTNPCGSISFTTSKFSYKIDFAEMKQMNLTTGKQRLIKRAPFSISAFSYICENEAIPMPPHWENVNTQVPYQLIPLHNQTHEYNEVANLFGKTMDRNRIKRIQRIQNLDLWEFFCRKKAQLKKKRGVPQINEQMLFHGTSSEFVEAICIHNFDWRINGIHGAVFGKGTYFARDAAYSSRFCKDDIKHGNTFQIHGVSLQQRHLFRTYKSMFLARVLIGDYINGDSKYMRPPSKDGSYVNLYDSCVDDTWNPKIFVVFDANQIYPEYLIDFH, via the exons GAGATGTTTCACAAAGCAGAAGAATTCTTTTCTAAAACAACAAACAATGAAGTGGATGACATGGACACATCAGATACCCAGTGGGGCTGGTTTTACTTGGCAGAATGTGGGAAGTGGCACATGTTTCAG CCGGATACCAACAGTCAGTGTTCAGTTAGCAGTGAAGATATCGAAAAAAGCTTCAAAACAAACCCTTGTGGCTCCATTTCTTTTACTACTTCCAAATTCAGCTACAAGATAGACTTTGCAG AAATGAAGCAAATGAATCTCACCACTGGAAAGCAGCGCTTAATAAAAAGAGCCCCCTTTTCTATCAGTGCTTTCAG TTACATCTGTGAAAACGAGGCCATCCCTATGCCACCACACTGGGAGAATGTGAATACTCAAGTACCATATCAG cttATTCCTCTGCACAATCAAACACATGAATATAATGAAGTTGCTAATCTCTTTGGGAAAACGATGGATCGCAACCGAATTAAAAGAATTCAGAGAATTCAAAACCTAGATTTGTGGGAATTCTTTTGCAG GAAAAAGGCTcagctcaagaaaaaaagaggtgtGCCTCAGATTAATGAACAAATGCTATTTCATGGTACCAGCAGTGAATTTGTAGAAGCAATCTGCATTCATAACTTTGATTGGAGAATAAATGGTATACATGGTGCTGTCTTTGGAAAAG GAACCTATTTTGCTAGAGATGCTGCTTATTCCAGTCGTTTCTGCAAAGATGACATAAAGCATGGAAACACATTCCAAATTCATGGTGTCAGCTTGCAACAGCGGCATCTGTTTAGAACATATAAATCTATGTTTCTTGCTCGAGTGCTAATTGGAGATTACATAAACGGAGACTCCAAATACATGCGACCTCCTTCCAAAGACGGGAGCTATGTGAATTTATATGACAGCTGTGTGGATGATACCTGGAACCCAAAGATCTTTGTGGTTTTTGATGCCAACCAAATCTATCCTGAGTACTTGATAGACTTTCATTGA
- the PARP11 gene encoding poly [ADP-ribose] polymerase 11 isoform X2, protein MWEVAHVSEMKQMNLTTGKQRLIKRAPFSISAFSYICENEAIPMPPHWENVNTQVPYQLIPLHNQTHEYNEVANLFGKTMDRNRIKRIQRIQNLDLWEFFCRKKAQLKKKRGVPQINEQMLFHGTSSEFVEAICIHNFDWRINGIHGAVFGKGTYFARDAAYSSRFCKDDIKHGNTFQIHGVSLQQRHLFRTYKSMFLARVLIGDYINGDSKYMRPPSKDGSYVNLYDSCVDDTWNPKIFVVFDANQIYPEYLIDFH, encoded by the exons ATGTGGGAAGTGGCACATGTTTCAG AAATGAAGCAAATGAATCTCACCACTGGAAAGCAGCGCTTAATAAAAAGAGCCCCCTTTTCTATCAGTGCTTTCAG TTACATCTGTGAAAACGAGGCCATCCCTATGCCACCACACTGGGAGAATGTGAATACTCAAGTACCATATCAG cttATTCCTCTGCACAATCAAACACATGAATATAATGAAGTTGCTAATCTCTTTGGGAAAACGATGGATCGCAACCGAATTAAAAGAATTCAGAGAATTCAAAACCTAGATTTGTGGGAATTCTTTTGCAG GAAAAAGGCTcagctcaagaaaaaaagaggtgtGCCTCAGATTAATGAACAAATGCTATTTCATGGTACCAGCAGTGAATTTGTAGAAGCAATCTGCATTCATAACTTTGATTGGAGAATAAATGGTATACATGGTGCTGTCTTTGGAAAAG GAACCTATTTTGCTAGAGATGCTGCTTATTCCAGTCGTTTCTGCAAAGATGACATAAAGCATGGAAACACATTCCAAATTCATGGTGTCAGCTTGCAACAGCGGCATCTGTTTAGAACATATAAATCTATGTTTCTTGCTCGAGTGCTAATTGGAGATTACATAAACGGAGACTCCAAATACATGCGACCTCCTTCCAAAGACGGGAGCTATGTGAATTTATATGACAGCTGTGTGGATGATACCTGGAACCCAAAGATCTTTGTGGTTTTTGATGCCAACCAAATCTATCCTGAGTACTTGATAGACTTTCATTGA